The Malus domestica chromosome 06, GDT2T_hap1 genome has a segment encoding these proteins:
- the LOC103437634 gene encoding probable Ufm1-specific protease — translation MENVNESTSVRVLCPKLVLDKNEPGLQWLIGSPFFPPHTVVSAVRCIHTDSSSPDYRRESEELRTLLLKGFEVIGALVVANSGDGMSAAGEAIAAARRLRKLLRRENGKKLDSRQVIGGVADCRGGDIQFFVSKSESLTSFEAVNVLYDGHPEKYVWERGCLLRCELPFKLPIYYPANKPKDSEKMFRHATEAVIAKFKDPKAAYLVEALSKTSAEVPQPVILRGVDLDFDTDLSNVKLAGESAQDSEAGLLSCSHFCLESKKSARVYSVEHADRIQVSILLNSSDKSEKSTAPVAEYFPALEEAKVLVVDFKLEVLCYSAKGLPLKHAVSKLLIPGLIDQFNLVGNTVLPNLLAQHPQLHPYHFSPPGVLHPITVVYELNYGETEMKQVEVRKSLHLRLGLPFDRPLLRIANALDISTSRDVVRSDAKWKGSSLLKDVHVGIPSSGVSGGSVSLVQGSYEYYHYLQDAFNDSGWGCAYRSLQTIISWFRLQHYTSVQVPSHREIQQALVEIGDKDPSFIGSHEWIGAIELSFVLYKLLGVSCKVMNVRSGAELPEKCRELALHFETQGTPIMIGGGVLAYTLLGVDYNEASGDCAFLILDPHYTGSDEHKKIVNGGWCGWKKAVDSKGKSFFLHDKFYNLLLPQRRNMV, via the exons ATGGAGAACGTAAACGAGAGTACAAGCGTTCGAGTTCTATGCCCTAAGCTCGTCCTTGACAAGAACGAACCGGGCCTCCAATGGCTGATTGGATCCCCATTTTTCCCGCCACACACCGTCGTTTCCGCCGTCAGATGCATCCACACCGATTCCTCCTCTCCCGACTACCGCAGAGAATCAG AAGAGCTTCGGACATTACTGTTGAAAGGATTTGAGGTGATCGGAGCATTGGTCGTTGCAAATTCCGGTGATGGAATGAGCGCCGCCGGCGAGGCAATTGCTGCGGCACGAAGGCTGCGGAAGCTGCTCCGcagagaaaatggaaaaaaattggatagtCGACAAGTAATTGGTGGTGTTGCGGATTGTAGGGGCGGTGACATTCAGTTTTTCGTGTCGAAATCCGAGAGCTTGACCAGCTTTGAAGCTGTGAATGTGTTGTATGATGGTCATCCTGAAAAGTATGTTTGGGAGAGGGGCTGTCTGCTCCGGTGTGAGCTTCCGTTTAAGCTGCCAATCTATTATCCAGCTAACAAGCCAAAGG AttcagaaaagatgtttcggcATGCAACTGAAGCAGTTATTGCAAAATTCAAAGATCCAAAGGCTGCGTACTTGGTAGAAGCATTAAGCAAAACATCTGCCGAAGTACCCCAACCTGTCATCCTCCGCGGTGTAGATTTGGATTTTGACACAGATCTCTCAAATGTCAAACTTGCGGGAGAAAGCGCTCAAGATTCTGAGGCTGGTCTTTTGTCATGTTCCCACTTCTGTTTAGAAAGTAAAAAAAGTGCACGGGTATATTCTGTTGAG CATGCAGATAGAATCCAAGTAAGCATTCTGCTGAATAGTTCGGATAAGTCAGAAAAATCTACGGCACCCGTTGCAGAATATTTTCCAG CTTTGGAAGAAGCCAAAGTTTTGGTGGTCGATTTTAAGCTAGAAGTGCTCTGCTATTCAGCCAAGGGTCTCCCACTGAAGCATGCAGTTTCAAAGTTATTGATCCCGGGGTTGATTGATCAGTTTAATTTAGTGGGAAATACAGTCCTACCCAACCTCTTAGCACAACATCCTCAG CTACATCCATATCACTTTAGCCCTCCTGGTGTTCTGCATCCGATCACTGTTGTCTATGAACTCAACTATGGGGAAACAGAAATGAAGCAAG TTGAAGTTAGAAAATCTTTACACTTAAGACTGGGTTTACCTTTTGATCGTCCTCTTCTAAGAATTGCCAACGCTCTCGATATCTCTACATCGAGGGATGTTGTAAGGAGTGATGCAAAGTGGAAAG GTTCTAGTTTGCTCAAAGATGTACACGTTGGGATTCCAAGCAGTGGCG TTTCTGGGGGCAGTGTGTCTTTGGTGCAAGGCTCTTATGAATACTACCATTATCTACAAGATGCCTTTAATGATTCG GGTTGGGGTTGTGCTTATCGCTCTCTACAAACGATCATTTCATGGTTCAGACTCCAACACTACACATCCGTACAAGTTCCTTCTCATAG GGAAATACAGCAGGCACTTGTAGAGATTGGTGATAAAGATCCTTCTTTCATCGGGTCACACGAATGGATTGGCGCCATCGAGTTGAGCTTTGTCCTGTACAAGCTATTGGGT GTTAGTTGCAAAGTCATGAATGTCCGATCTGGTGCTGAGCTTCCCGAAAAATGTCGAGAGCTGGCCTTACACTTCGAGACTCAAGGAACACCTATTATGATTG GTGGTGGAGTTCTGGCATATACGCTATTGGGAGTTGATTACAACGAAGCAAGCGGAGATTGCGCGTTCCTAATACTCGATCCTCACTACACAGGCAGTGACGAACACAAGAAAATTGTAAATGGCGGATGGTGCGGGTGGAAAAAGGCTGTTGATAGCAAGGGAAAGAGTTTCTTTTTGCATGATAAGTTCTATAATCTTCTGCTTCCACAGAGGCGTAATATGGTTTGA
- the LOC103437669 gene encoding uncharacterized protein has translation MEPDLPSRSNRKRPIPELSDSDSDSDRPTAERKVKFPKGKKAKREDEPVKIRRADEDDDEIGGEFPDPRFAAKEREKRRRFGDDGIGDDVSAAEVAYGEELDYDNFVDDGIQMDPFNLEKERKEGYFDAEGNFVEYAEGNRVKDAWLDSVEAGVTKLHVPKPKTEDDAADLPPEDEDIGKIKRRIADVLEEGETVLQALRRLKGDKKVKMSPETKRVFDQLTEDAVTLMDKHGEYDVNHEKKEIFEREAQGYETLARARLEGIPAAPVGNDNNGGESAGDGYDMFGEDDDEEDANAAARPSDSNGAGAGSSEGQNDYVFDENSGYYYSSSLGYYYDPSTGLFCSAASGVWYSYNEETGAYDEVPHHDQAASAAAATTTGVN, from the coding sequence ATGGAACCAGATCTTCCGTCGCGATCCAATCGCAAGCGCCCCATCCCTGAGCTATCCGACTCCGATTCCGATTCCGACAGACCCACGGCGGAAAGGAAGGTTAAGTTTCCCAAGGGGAAGAAGGCGAAACGGGAAGACGAACCCGTGAAGATACGCAGAGCCGACGAGGACGACGACGAGATCGGGGGTGAGTTTCCGGACCCCCGTTTCGCCGCCAAAGAGCGCGAGAAGCGGCGGCGGTTCGGGGACGACGGGATCGGCGACGATGTCTCCGCCGCGGAAGTCGCGTACGGCGAGGAATTGGATTACGACAACTTCGTGGACGACGGGATTCAGATGGACCCTTTCAACTTAGAGAAGGAGAGGAAAGAGGGGTATTTCGATGCCGAGGGGAATTTCGTGGAGTATGCCGAGGGGAATCGCGTGAAGGATGCTTGGCTTGATAGTGTTGAAGCTGGGGTTACGAAATTACATGTTCCCAAGCCGAAAACCGAAGATGATGCGGCGGATTTGCCACCGGAAGATGAAGATATTGGGAAGATTAAGAGGCGCATTGCCGACGTGCTCGAGGAAGGCGAAACGGTGTTGCAGGCTCTGAGGAGGTTGAAGGgggacaagaaggtgaagatGTCACCGGAGACGAAGAGGGTTTTCGACCAGCTGACTGAGGACGCTGTGACGCTGATGGACAAGCACGGGGAGTACGATGTGAATCATGAGAAGAAGGAGATTTTCGAAAGGGAGGCTCAAGGGTACGAGACTTTAGCTAGGGCAAGACTCGAAGGCATCCCGGCCGCGCCAGTTGGGAATGACAACAATGGTGGTGAATCTGCTGGAGATGGATATGATATGTTTGGtgaggatgatgatgaagaagatgctAATGCTGCTGCTAGACCCTCGGATTCTAACGGAGCAGGAGCCGGTTCGTCTGAAGGGCAGAATGATTATGTGTTTGATGAGAATTCGGGGTACTATTACAGCAGCAGTTTGGGGTACTATTACGATCCATCCACAGGACTATTTTGCTCTGCTGCATCTGGGGTTTGGTACTCATACAATGAGGAGACTGGCGCGTATGATGAAGTTCCTCACCACGATCAGGCTGCTTCTGCTGCGGCCGCCACCACCACCGGTGTGAATTGA
- the LOC114824532 gene encoding uncharacterized protein — translation MMLACEKSAYDEATKGKKDASGLYDKPFPHYHSLGEIYAKDRAMGANAGNADDDEEEVRLEDANVNQHEGEDESGNDFDTSFSVPNTQQQRNAESNTSNISRKRTRVADEMAKQFSIMAKAIADVGPKIDGLVHALSTDINLTEMQQKLDSELTKMEFLSPMDLFKVTNFLAKEHDLLRVFFNMSDERKSAYVTTLLQTWMHNDI, via the exons ATGATGTTGGCTTGTGAGAAAAGTGCGTATGACGAGGCTACGAAG ggtaAAAAGGATGCAAGTGGATTGTACGATAAGCCTTTTCCGCACTACCACAGTTTGGGAGAGATTTATGCAAAAGATCGTGCTATGGGTGCAAATGCTGGTAACGCTGATGACGATGAAGAAGAAGTTAGACTTGAAGATGCCAATGTCAATCAACATGAAGGTGAGGATGAAAGTGGAAATGACTTTGATACTTCTTTCTCAGTACCAAATACCCAACAACAAAGGAATGCAGAAAGTAACACATCAAACATTAGTCGCAAAAGGACAAGAGTAGCGGATGAAATGGCCAAGCAATTCTCTATTATGGCTAAAGCTATAGCCGATGTGGGACCTAAGATTGATGGTCTAGTTCATGCACTGTCAACCGATATAAATCTGACCGAAATGCAACAAAAACTTGATAGTGAGTTGACCAAAATGGAGTTTTTGTCTCCCATGGATTTATTTAAAGTCACTAACTTCTTGGCCAAAGAACATGACCTTTTGAGGGTGTTTTTCAACATGTCTGATGAAAGGAAGAGTGCATATGTGACTACTTTGTTGCAGACTTGGATGCATAACGACATCTAA
- the LOC139197213 gene encoding uncharacterized protein: MVVDMINTSGFVWNDVKKCVEVDSDDAWQTYVQRNKEADGWRSKPFPLFDRFAYIFGKDRATGNVAETPAQMVEEQSHDHVGESDIGGENFVSSMNQQSQQSTPSENSQRKRKRAVGSSSDGTEAIISGLKDFYVESGKRMQMVTEALVQGTADHTDIANELEAMGLSPMDQIDALSLILDKPKNVGVFRAIKPELKKVFVQRLLSDNASG; the protein is encoded by the exons atggtcgttgacatgataaacacaagtggatttgtatggaatgatgtcaaaaagtgcgttgaagttgacagtgatgacgcatggcaaacttatgtgcag agaaataaagaagccgatggatggagaagcaaaccttttccactgtttgatagatttgcatatatatttggaaaagatcgggctacgggtaatgtagccgaaacccctgctcaaatggtggaggaacaaagtcatgatcatgttggtgaaagtgatattggaggtgaaaattttgtttcttcaatgaaccaacaaagccaacaaagcaccccatctgaaaatagccaaagaaagaggaaaagagctgtgggaagttcaagtgatggaaccgaggcaattatcagtggactgaaagatttttatgttgaaagtgggaagaggatgcaaatggtaactgaagctttagttcaaggtactgcagatcatactgacatagctaatgaacttgaagcaatgggtctctctcctatggatcaaattgatgcattgtctcttattttggataaaccaaaaaatgtgggagtgttcagggcaatcaaaccggaactcaagaaagtgttcgtccaaaggcttttaagcgacaacgcaagcggatga
- the LOC139197212 gene encoding protein ALP1-like: MDRRKLLLILLLEMSYLETICICTILVVMMLRGKQRHVERPTLTNRSLIRREISLCYLNGIIGNTDTECVNELRMDRMTFGILCDLLRQDGRVKTDGLVSVEEQVCMTLQILAHHTKNRSVGGRFYRSGETISRYFNSVLQGILRLQCTLLKVPQPVPIDSTDARWRCFKNCLGALDGTHIDVHVPEIDKPRYRTRKGRVATNVLGVCSGDMQFIYVFPGWEGSASDSRVLHDAISRPNGFKVPAGCYYLVDGGYTNGEGFLAPYRGIPYHLSEWEGRTPSNKEEYFNMKHSKAMNVIERCFGLLKGRWSILRSPSFYPIRTQGRIITACCLLHNLIRQEMSVDQMENLPIIEDEQNTEEGEYVGSVQTSDQWTAMRNDMAQEMYNEWRAIRNQQPN; this comes from the exons atggatcgaaggaagcttttattgatcttattgttagagatgtcttatttggagacaatttgtatttgtacgattcttgtggtgatgatgctacgtggcaaacagagacatgttgaacgacccacattgactaaccgttcacttattagacgagagattagtttgtgttatctgaatggtataatagggaatactgatactgaatgtgttaacgaattgagaatggatagaatgacttttggcatattatgcgacttacttcgtcaagatgggagggtaaaaactgatggtttggtgtctgtagaggaacaggtgtgtatgactttacaaatattagcacatcatactaagaatcgtagtgttggcggtagattttataggtcgggagagactataagtaggtatttcaatagcgtattgcaaggaattttgcgattacaaTGTACCCTACTAAAAGTCCCCCAGCCtgtgcctattgattctacagatgctaggtggcgatgttttaag aattgcttgggagcattggatggaacacacattgatgtgcatgtacctgaaattgacaaaccaagataccgaacaagaaagggtcgagtcgcaactaatgtgttaggtgtgtgttcaggagatatgcagttcatatatgtgtttccggggtgggagggttccgcatcagactctagagtgctacatgatgcgattagtaggcctaatggttttaaggtaccagcgg gttgttattaccttgtagatggtggttatacaaatggtgaaggattccttgcaccctatagaggaataccttatcatttatctgaatgggagggacgaacaccttctaataaggaagaatattttaacatgaagcattctaaggcaatgaatgtaattgaacgctgttttggcttgctaaaaggaaggtggtcgatactaaggagtccatctttctatccgataaggacacaaggtcgaataattaccgcttgttgcctactacacaatcttattaggcaagagatgtcAGTAGATCAAATGgagaatttgccaataatagaagatgaacaaaatacagaagaaggtgaatatgttggtagtgttcaaacatcggaccagtggactgcaatgaggaatgatatggctcaggaaatgtataatgagtggagagcaattaggaaccagcaaccgaactag
- the LOC103437635 gene encoding pentatricopeptide repeat-containing protein At5g50280, chloroplastic yields the protein MALIRHQLSRPPSLPSSRSHPPPNHHFPKPCLFVFSKNLRLFSLYSAPPTPSSLSSAPIFLPFLQNQEEEDEDETEEETEEPPALEEDEEEEEDPDDPILRFFKSRTSTQDPEREGKFSLQKNRRSAWRLADGTHLADESEPETGVKKLLGEQKQVGPIKFGSNASPEGIVQEILQKARTLPQNLTLGEALGGFEGRVGEKECVKILEVMGEEGLLVGCLYFFEWMGLQEPSLVTPRACSVLFPMLGRAGMGDKLMILFRNLPAKKEFWDVHVYNAAISGLMCSKRYDDAWKVYETMEANNTLPDHVTCSIMITVMRKVGRSAKDSWQFFERMNRKGVRWSQEVLGALIKSFCDEGLKREALIIQVEMEKKGVSSNAIVYNTLMDAFCNSNQVEEAEGLFAEMKSKGIKPTAATFNVLMSAYSRKMEPEIVEKLLVEMQDMGLKPNVKSYTCLISAYGRQKKMSDMAADAFLRMKKVGIRPTSHSYTALIHAFSVSGWHEKAYIAFENMQKEGLKPSIETYTALLDAFRRAGDAQMLMKIWKLMIKEKIVGTKVTYNTLLDGFAKQGHYVEARDVISEFGNVGLQPTVMTYNMLMNAYARGGQHSKLPQLLKEMAALKLKPDSVTYSTMIYAYVRVRDFRRAFFYHKQMVKNGQVPDARSYEKLRSILDVKAARKNKKDKNAILGIINSKMGLLKVKKKGKKDEFWKNKNKRYVRTDNSE from the exons ATGGCTCTCATCCGCCACCAACTCTCTCGTCCTCCGTCACTTCCCTCCTCCCGCAGCCACCCTCCACCAAACCACCACTTCCCAAAACCCTGCCTCTTCGTATTCTCCAAAAACCTCAGACTCTTCTCTCTCTACTCAGCTCCGCCCActccctcctctctctcctccgccCCCATTTTCCTCCCCTTTCTTCAAAACCAagaggaagaagacgaagacgaaACTGAAGAAGAAACAGAAGAGCCACCAGCactcgaagaagatgaagaagaggaggaggacccAGATGACCCAATTCTCAGATTCTTCAAGTCCCGCACTTCAACCCAAGACCCTGAGCGCGAAGGCAAGTTCTCTCTCCAAAAGAACCGCCGCTCCGCTTGGCGTTTGGCTGACGGTACCCACCTCGCAGACGAATCGGAACCCGAAACCGGCGTCAAAAAACTGCTCGGAGAACAGAAACAAGTTGGTCCAATCAAATTTGGTTCAAATGCATCGCCTGAGGGAATTGTCCAAGAGATTCTGCAAAAGGCAAGGACTTTGCCGCAGAATTTGACGTTGGGAGAGGCTTTGGGGGGTTTCGAAGGAAGGGTTGGGGAGAAAGAGTGTGTGAAAATATTGGAGGTGATGGGTGAGGAGGGGTTATTGGTGGGTTGCTTGTATTTCTTTGAGTGGATGGGTTTGCAGGAGCCGTCTCTTGTTACGCCTCGGGCGTGTTCGGTTTTGTTTCCGATGCTGGGGAGAGCTGGAATGGGGGATAAGTTGATGATTTTGTTTAGGAATTTACCGGCCAAGAAGGAGTTCTGGGATGTTCATGTGTATAATGCTGCAATTTCGGGCTTAATGTGCTCCAAGAG GTACGATGACGCTTGGAAGGTGTATGAGACTATGGAAGCAAATAATACCCTTCCGGATCATGTGACATGTTCAATCATGATTACTGTCATGAGAAAAGTTGGACGTAGTGCAAAAGATTCATGGCAGTTCTTCGAGAGAATGAACAGGAAAGGTGTCAGATGGAGTCAAGAAGTTTTGGGTGCTCTTATAAAATCATTCTGTGATGAGGGGTTGAAGAGAGAAGCCCTTATCATTCAAGTAGAAATGGAGAAGAAAGGGGTCTCATCAAACGCCATTGTGTATAACACTTTAATGGATGCCTTCTGTAATTCAAACCAAGTTGAAGAAGCTGAAGGTCTCTTTGCCGAGATGAAATCAAAAGGGATTAAACCAACAGCTGCCACCTTCAATGTTCTAATGAGTGCATACAGCAGAAAAATGGAGCCGGAGATTGTTGAGAAGCTGCTGGTCGAAATGCAGGATATGGGACTAAAGCCAAATGTCAAATCCTATACTTGTCTTATCAGTGCATATGGGAGgcagaagaagatgagtgatATGGCTGCGGATGCTTTTTTGAGGATGAAGAAGGTTGGTATTCGTCCAACATCACATTCTTATACAGCTCTTATTCACGCGTTTTCAGTCAGCGGCTGGCATGAGAAGGCTTACATTGCATTCGAAAACATGCAAAAAGAAGGACTAAAGCCCTCCATAGAAACCTATACTGCTTTACTGGATGCATTTAGGCGTGCTGGTGACGCGCAGATGTTGATGAAAATTTGGAAACTGATGATCAAAGAGAAGATTGTGGGGACTAAGGTGACATACAACACTCTTCTCGATGGATTTGCCAAACAAGGGCACTATGTGGAAGCAAGAGATGTGATTTCCGAATTTGGTAATGTAGGCTTGCAGCCAACTGTGATGACATATAATATGCTGATGAATGCGTATGCACGGGGAGGGCAACACTCAAAGTTACCACAGCTGTTGAAAGAGATGGCAGCTCTCAAGTTAAAACCTGATTCTGTAACTTACTCGACCATGATTTATGCCTATGTTCGTGTTCGTGATTTCAGACGAGCATTTTTCTACCACAAGCAAATGGTAAAAAATGGACAAGTGCCAGATGCCAGGTCTTATGAGAAGCTTAGGTCAATTTTGGATGTGAAGGCTGCACGGAAGAACAAAAAGGACAAGAATGCTATACTTGGTATAATTAATAGCAAAATGGGTTTGTTGAAAGTTAAAAAGAAGGGAAAGAAAGATGAGTTCtggaagaacaagaacaagcgTTATGTCAGAACTGATAACTCAGAGTGA